A genomic region of Alnus glutinosa chromosome 11, dhAlnGlut1.1, whole genome shotgun sequence contains the following coding sequences:
- the LOC133881535 gene encoding serine carboxypeptidase-like 2 translates to MLLCIVSFLAVANVVESQWAINSLPGFSGNLPFKLETGYVGVGELDDVQLFYYFIESERSPEDDALVLWLTGGPGCSAFSALVFELGPLSFDYENSETNSPKLKLNPYSWTKVANIIFVDEPVGAGFSYAKTSEGYNISDTLAVAELYDFLRKWLKAHPRFLKNPLYIMGDSYSGIITPILVQEISDGNEVGREPPLNLMGYALGNPLTDRHDDLNARIPFAHLKCLISDQLYESTKMNCKGEYINVDPSNAPCVDDLKAVTKCTEKIYIPQILEPICQLLSPKPEGSKWDPEALNEDSTGLLQSISHLHEPRRWCREYNYLYSYIWANDKTVQKALHIREGSVSEWVRCNESLVYTYDVSGSLNYHRNLIKKGYQVLIYSGDHDMTFPYIATHGWIESLNLTISSDWRPWFVDGQVAGYTMKYKRKKYYLTFATVKGGGHTAPQFKPSECLAMIDRWLSYYPL, encoded by the exons ATGTTGTTGTGCATAGTTTCCTTCTTGGCTGTTGCCAACGTTGTTGAATCACAGTGGGCTATCAACAGCCTCCCGGGATTTTCAGGCAATCTTCCTTTCAAACTTGAAACTGG GTACGTAGGCGTAGGCGAGTTGGATGATGTGCAGCTATTCTACTATTTCATTGAGTCTGAGAGGAGTCCAGAAGACGATGCTCTTGTGCTTTGGCTCACCGGTGGCCCTGGTTGTTCAGCTTTTTCCGCCCTCGTATTTGAACTTG GTCCATTATCATTTGACTATGAAAATTCCGAAACGAACTCGCCAAAATTGAAGTTGAATCCATACTCGTGGACAAAG GTTGCTAATATAATATTTGTGGATGAACCTGTTGGCGCGGGATTCTCTTATGCAAAAACTTCCGAAGGATATAATATTAGTGATACACTCGCAGTAGCAGAACTCTATGATTTCCTACGGAAG TGGCTTAAGGCTCACCCGAGATTCCTCAAGAATCCATTGTACATCATGGGAGATTCTTATTCGGGCATAATTACCCCAATCCTTGTTCAAGAAATATCCGATG GTAATGAAGTCGGTCGCGAGCCGCCATTGAATCTCATG GGTTATGCGCTTGGAAACCCATTGACAGATAGACATGATGACTTGAATGCAAGAATCCCATTTGCTCACCTAAAGTGCCTTATATCCGACCAACTTTATGAG tCAACTAAAATGAATTGCAAGGGCGAATATATAAATGTAGATCCAAGCAACGCACCATGTGTGGACGATCTTAAAGCGGTTACAAAG TgtactgagaaaatatatattccgcAAATATTGGAACCAATATGCCAGTTGTTATCCCCAAAACCAGAGGGATCAAAGTGGGATCCAGAGGCTCTTAATGAGGATTCTACAGGCCTCCTCCAATCAATCTCTCATCTTCATGAACCTAGAAGATGGTGTCGG GAATATAACTATTTGTACTCCTACATTTGGGCGAATGATAAAACTGTTCAAAAAGCTCTTCACATTCGCGAG gggAGCGTCAGCGAGTGGGTGAGATGCAATGAGAGCTTAGTCTACACATATGATGTCTCAGGTAGTCTAAATTATCACCGCAACCTTATCAAGAAAGGCTACCAAGTTCTTATTTACAG TGGAGATCATGACATGACTTTTCCCTACATCGCTACTCATGGATGGATAGAGTCGTTAAATCTGACAATATCGAGCGATTGGAGGCCATGGTTTGTGGATGGACAAGTTGCAGG GTACACGATGAAGTATAAACGGAAAAAGTACTACTTGACATTTGCAACTGTAAAG GGAGGGGGCCACACAGCTCCACAGTTCAAGCCCAGTGAATGTCTTGCCATGATTGATAGGTGGTTATCTTACTACCCTCTGTAG
- the LOC133881534 gene encoding serine carboxypeptidase-like 18 isoform X2, with protein sequence MFCSSTTWSWILVLSVFYSPVVSQSIIKTLPGFTGELPFKLETGYIGVGELDEVQLFYYFIESERSPKDDPLVLWLTGGPGCSGLSAILYEIGPLSFNYANSSGNKPTLLLNPYSWTKVANIIFLDAPVGTGYSYAESWDGYYNSSDTSSAAQNYEFLRKWLVAHSMFLSNPLYIAGDSYSGITVPIIVQEVSNGNEVGNQPPMNLKGYVLGNPFTDVIYDLNSRVTFAHRTALISDQLYESTKRNCKGEYLFPDPSNAACIEDLQVVSECIAKVNRPQILEPKCDEFSPKPNKLWGGWSYLSEISIIDLLTSTPQVPGPWCRNYNYLYSYIWANDKTVQNALHVREGTITGWDRCNKSLIYAHDIIASIEYHQNLTKKDLRGLVYSGDHDMVIPYVGTQEWIATLNLSIGDSWRPWFVDGQVAGEGVTRHQNTSLGKVLP encoded by the exons ATGTTCTGTTCTAGCACAACGTGGTCGTGGATACTTGTTCTATCGGTTTTCTACAGCCCGGTTGTCTCACAGTCAATCATCAAGACTCTGCCGGGCTTTACCGGCGAGCTCCCGTTCAAACTTGAAACAGG GTACATTGGCGTGGGGGAGTTGGATGAGGTGCAGCTATTTTATTACTTCATTGAGTCTGAGAGGAGTCCTAAGGATGACCCTCTTGTGCTTTGGCTAACCGGAGGCCCTGGCTGTTCTGGTCTTTCTGCCATTTTATATGAAATAG GTCCATTATCTTTCAACTATGCAAATTCCAGTGGGAACAAACCAACACTCTTGTTGAACCCATACTCATGGACAAAG gtcgCCAACATAATATTTTTGGATGCGCCTGTTGGTACTGGATATTCATATGCAGAAAGTTGGGATGGGTACTACAACAGCAGTGACACATCATCAGCAGCACAAAACTATGAATTTCTAAGAAAG TGGCTCGTGGCTCACTCCATGTTCCTCTCAAATCCACTGTATATAGCTGGTGATTCCTATTCAGGCATTACTGTACCTATCATTGTTCAAGAAGTATCAAATG GTAATGAAGTTGGAAATCAGCCACCAATGAATCTTAAA GGATATGTTCTAGGCAATCCATTTACAGATGTGATTTATGACCTGAATTCAAGAGTAACATTCGCTCACCGAACAGCACTTATATCAGATCAACTTTATGAG TCAACTAAAAGAAACTGCAAAGGCGAATACTTGTTTCCAGATCCAAGCAATGCAGCATGCATAGAAGATCTTCAAGTTGTTAGTGAG TGCATAGCCAAAGTAAACAGGCCCCAAATATTGGAGCCCAAGTGCGATGAATTTTCCCCAAAACCAAATAAATTGTGGGGCGGCTGGAGCTATCTCAGTGAGATCAGTATCATCGATTTACTCACTTCAACACCTCAAGTTCCTGGACCATGGTgccgg aacTACAACTATCTGTACAGCTACATCTGGGCTAATGATAAAACTGTGCAAAATGCTCTTCATGTCCGAGAG GGAACAATAACAGGCTGGGATAGATGCAATAAGAGCTTGATATATGCACACGATATCATAGCTAGTATTGAATATCACCAAAACCTCACCAAGAAGGACCTTCGAGGTCTGGTTTACAG TGGCGATCACGACATGGTGATTCCGTATGTGGGCACGCAAGAATGGATTGCAACTCTGAACTTGTCCATCGGGGATAGCTGGAGACCTTGGTTTGTTGATGGTCAAGTTGCAGG GGAGGGGGTCACACGGCACCAGAATACAAGCCTAGGGAAAGTCTTGCCATGA
- the LOC133881534 gene encoding serine carboxypeptidase-like 18 isoform X1, with protein sequence MFCSSTTWSWILVLSVFYSPVVSQSIIKTLPGFTGELPFKLETGYIGVGELDEVQLFYYFIESERSPKDDPLVLWLTGGPGCSGLSAILYEIGPLSFNYANSSGNKPTLLLNPYSWTKVANIIFLDAPVGTGYSYAESWDGYYNSSDTSSAAQNYEFLRKWLVAHSMFLSNPLYIAGDSYSGITVPIIVQEVSNGNEVGNQPPMNLKGYVLGNPFTDVIYDLNSRVTFAHRTALISDQLYESTKRNCKGEYLFPDPSNAACIEDLQVVSECIAKVNRPQILEPKCDEFSPKPNKLWGGWSYLSEISIIDLLTSTPQVPGPWCRNYNYLYSYIWANDKTVQNALHVREGTITGWDRCNKSLIYAHDIIASIEYHQNLTKKDLRGLVYSGDHDMVIPYVGTQEWIATLNLSIGDSWRPWFVDGQVAGFVTIYTEKKYSLTFTTIKAGGHTAPEYKPRESLAMIERWFAYYPL encoded by the exons ATGTTCTGTTCTAGCACAACGTGGTCGTGGATACTTGTTCTATCGGTTTTCTACAGCCCGGTTGTCTCACAGTCAATCATCAAGACTCTGCCGGGCTTTACCGGCGAGCTCCCGTTCAAACTTGAAACAGG GTACATTGGCGTGGGGGAGTTGGATGAGGTGCAGCTATTTTATTACTTCATTGAGTCTGAGAGGAGTCCTAAGGATGACCCTCTTGTGCTTTGGCTAACCGGAGGCCCTGGCTGTTCTGGTCTTTCTGCCATTTTATATGAAATAG GTCCATTATCTTTCAACTATGCAAATTCCAGTGGGAACAAACCAACACTCTTGTTGAACCCATACTCATGGACAAAG gtcgCCAACATAATATTTTTGGATGCGCCTGTTGGTACTGGATATTCATATGCAGAAAGTTGGGATGGGTACTACAACAGCAGTGACACATCATCAGCAGCACAAAACTATGAATTTCTAAGAAAG TGGCTCGTGGCTCACTCCATGTTCCTCTCAAATCCACTGTATATAGCTGGTGATTCCTATTCAGGCATTACTGTACCTATCATTGTTCAAGAAGTATCAAATG GTAATGAAGTTGGAAATCAGCCACCAATGAATCTTAAA GGATATGTTCTAGGCAATCCATTTACAGATGTGATTTATGACCTGAATTCAAGAGTAACATTCGCTCACCGAACAGCACTTATATCAGATCAACTTTATGAG TCAACTAAAAGAAACTGCAAAGGCGAATACTTGTTTCCAGATCCAAGCAATGCAGCATGCATAGAAGATCTTCAAGTTGTTAGTGAG TGCATAGCCAAAGTAAACAGGCCCCAAATATTGGAGCCCAAGTGCGATGAATTTTCCCCAAAACCAAATAAATTGTGGGGCGGCTGGAGCTATCTCAGTGAGATCAGTATCATCGATTTACTCACTTCAACACCTCAAGTTCCTGGACCATGGTgccgg aacTACAACTATCTGTACAGCTACATCTGGGCTAATGATAAAACTGTGCAAAATGCTCTTCATGTCCGAGAG GGAACAATAACAGGCTGGGATAGATGCAATAAGAGCTTGATATATGCACACGATATCATAGCTAGTATTGAATATCACCAAAACCTCACCAAGAAGGACCTTCGAGGTCTGGTTTACAG TGGCGATCACGACATGGTGATTCCGTATGTGGGCACGCAAGAATGGATTGCAACTCTGAACTTGTCCATCGGGGATAGCTGGAGACCTTGGTTTGTTGATGGTCAAGTTGCAGG ATTCGTCACGATATATACAGAGAAAAAGTATAGTTTAACGTTCACAACTATAAAGGCAG GGGGTCACACGGCACCAGAATACAAGCCTAGGGAAAGTCTTGCCATGATTGAGAGGTGGTTTGCTTATTACCCTCTATAG